tctatcttgccaccgacctctagccctctggcctggaacaccctccctcctcatatccgacagacggttATTCTCctcccgcttcaaagtcttaatgaaggcccatctcctccaagagaccttccccgactaagccctcctctcctcccttccccttctgcgttgccctgactcgctccctttattcattcattcaatagcatttattgagtgcctactatgtgcagagcactgtactaagcgcttggaatgtacaatttattcatcccccctgcctcagcacttctgaacatagctgtaatttaatttccttatattaatgtctgtctccccctctagactgtaagttcgttgtaggcagggaatgtgtcagttgtatcgttatagtgtactctcccaagtgcttagtacagtgctctgcacatagtaagtgctcaataaatacaatggactgtttaagggaggagcagaagcagaATTTGGGAGCCTGCCAGCCaccactgctcctctcccctccaaaacAGGGGCTGCCCCACAGGCCCACGGGACCCCAACCACCTGGGAAAGAGGGCTCCCGCTGGatttcccgtccccctccccacggTGGGACTTTTTCCCAGGGAGAAAAGGAGCTTACGGTAGACTGAGACAAGGTTATACAGGGCCCACGTGGCCCAGTGCTGGCTGACGGGAGATATCCCCTGGGGAAGGAGGCGGAGGATCGGCTCAAATGACCTGCAGGAGAAAAGAGAACCAAAGCTTCACGGTCGAAGGCCGCTCTCTGCTGCCCCAAGGTCCGGTGACTTCAAGAGCCTAAAAGGGAGGCCGGGCTCCGTGGGGGGTTCGACCCGAGCGGAACACGTGGCGAAGCTTAATCCCACCCTCGTCGGCTCTCGCCACGGTGCGGGGCTCGATAGAGCAAGGGGAAGAAGCCTTACATTGGGCAGGAAGGATTGGATTTGCGTCGAGTCCCGAGGAAGAACTTCGAGATAGTGAATGGTGGAATGGATTGAGGGTGGGAGTGGTGGAGTCCAACTCCCCTGAGAGTTTCTAGGAGTAGGAGAGACTCTCGTATGTGCAAATACAGCTGTGCCCAGgggccgggcctcctcctccatgGGACTTCCCCCGATTCATTTTTACCCCTCCAACTGTCATCTCGGCCCTTGTCGCCTCTCAGCCCCAGTGCCCTCGCGACCCCTGCCGCTCTCCTCCGACTTCCTTACTCTACTACGgaaccacttcctcctcctcctgggaaaTCAGGCTGGGTGCGTCTCCGGGCTCAGACCGTAAACGCcccgcgggcagggactgtgagctccgcacACCTGAAGCCGCTCCGTCGCGGTGACGACCGACCGACGTTAAGGTTAAGGCCTCGGTGCCCTCCGGCGGGCCCCCGGAACCCGTGATCCAGGGCGGAGAGGATGCGGCCGCTCGCCTCTCCACAGAAGGAGAACGGGCTTCCTCAGCCAGAGCGTGGGGCTGCCCTGACCCcagggtccggggggcggggtgtctctcccctccccgcccccgcacctGTAGTTGATGTTCCTTCGGGAGTTGATGTCCCAGCTCTGGATGGCCGCCCACATGCGGTCCACCACCTCCTCCCGCCGCGGCTCGCGGATCCCCCAGGCCTCCGGCCCGTCGAACATGATGTGGGACAGGACCCCGCAGGCGTTGTAGGACACCTCGATTCCGTCCGCTTTACTCTCCAGCAGGTTGCTGTCGGGGGTGGGAGCGGGAAGAGGGTCATTTTAGGCCCCGCTGGCTTTGACCCCGGGACCCCAGTGGGGCCGGGCTGCCCGTCCCGGAGACACCAACCTGAAGACGCTGATGAACTGTGAGGTCATCAGTTGGGGCCGCAACTCCTTCACCTCTGCCACATTCCCGAGCAGTCCCAGCATGTTCCGGTGTAGCTCCTGCTTCTCTGGGAATTCCTGGGAAAACGGGGGGAGAACCTTGGCGAGAGGGACACCAGCTACCGGTGGAGGCGGCATCCCTCGGAGAGCCGTCATATGCAAGAGCGCCGGGACTGCTCTCGGGAGGGGCCTGGGAGCGATCTGGGCTTCTGTATTCctgggtggagggcggggggggggggggtctctcactGAGAGGGAGAAGCGGTCTGGCCATCTCTCCAGGTGGCCGGCTGGGCTCAGGACTCAGCCGTTAAGGCAAGGAACTGAGGGACCCCGGCCCGCCTCTGGGCGCCGGTCCGGCGGGCCCCGTCTCCGCTGCCCGGGCTCCTCAAGCGAGGGGACTGTCGCCTCCATCTCTGACCCTGCGGATGCACCCTccggcccttccctccctggcctccGCCTTCCAGATCGGCCTAGCCTCCCTTTCCCTGGGACCCAATGGCGGGCACCGGCTCACTGACCTTCAGACACTCCAGGAAGAGCTTCATGCCACTGTAGTTGAGGAACATCTCGCAGTTGTCGGGAGTCTCGTCGGTGATGTTCCACAGGGCGCTCCAGGAGAACTCCATGACCTGGTCACACTGCGGAGAGCGGGAGGGGCTGATGACCTCCCCTTCTCACCCCGCCGGGGACAGAACTGGCCACCTTGGGGCAAACCCCGCCGAGCTCAGGTGCCGTCTTGGTATCAGGCCGGCTGGCGAGAGgaatcaccccatctcctcctaTCACCCCCCAGCCAAGGTCACGATAGTCTGGGCCTCCTACCCTTTCCCTGGCTgctacccctagactgtaagctcattaggggcagggaacgggcctgctagttctgcctctcccaagcgctcagtacagtactctgcacagagttggcgctcaataaataccactgattgctccgcacaaagtgctccataaataccactgatggatcaactGATTCCATTTTGGCGAGGAAAGGCAAAGAGGTGGACTGCTAAGTGCCAAAAGGGAAATACCAAATGTTAGACTGAaccctcacaagcgcttagtagagtggctctgcatacggtaagcgctcaaacaatGGTTGATTGACTGCAAGGAGAACTTACCGTCTTGTCCATTAGCTTCTTCTGGATCAGCTTCAGCATGGtctgagggcagagaaggggcatTAGGAATGAGGTTGGGTAGTGCCAGGGGACGTCTTCAGCTGGCACTAGCTGAGCTGGAGCAACCCTCTGGAGGACAACTGGTCTACCCCTTGCCATCCTGGGCGGACGCAGAGGTCCAAAGGGAAAGCAATTCCAGACCCTCTGTTTGGCTCATTAATAAAAAGAGCTTCATGGCCGAGCCGAATGTCTCAAAAACTGCTGCAGTTTAAGCCCAAACCCTCCCCGAGCAGctggaaagtcattcattcattcaggccacAGAGGAagaatttgttaagcctttactatgtgccaggaaccgtactgaacgctggggtagatagaagctaatcaggtaggacacagtccctgtcccacatagggtctgctgtctcaatccccattttacagtcaaggaagctgaagcatagagaaattaagtgactcgtccaaggtcacacagcaggttagaacccaggttgtctgactctcagccccggcctctttccactaggccacgttgcttctctgcaacAGAGAGTTttacttatttttaaaaaatggtaattgtgaagcccttattatgtgtcaagcactgttccaagcgccgaggtagatacaagtttatcgggcTGGGcctagtctgtgtcccacacggggttcctattcaaagttggaaggaggaggatttaatcgttctctgagaagcagcttggcttagcggttagagcacgggccagagagtcagaaggacctgaattctaattccggctccagcacgtgtctgctgtgatctcgggcaagtcattgaaatcctctaggcttcagttacctcatctgtaaaacagggattgagatcgtgagtcccatgtgggacagggactgtgtctaacttgattaacttgtatctacccaagaccttagaactgggcttggcacatagtaagcgcttaacaagtaccatcattattattaaaaccccattttacagatgaggtaactgaagcccagagaagtgaggtgatttgcccaaggtcagccagcaggcacatggtggggccgggatgagaacccaggtcttctgactccaggctcgggctctttccccaggcctcgccgcttctcggTTTGCTATGGAAACCGAGGGAATCCGAGATGAACCCGGGGGGATCCGGCCCTGGGCGTATGGGGCTTCCCATCTCCAGAGGCGGGCGGGGCAGGGGCCACCGAGGGACGGATGAGGCGCGCGGCAGGTGGGCCACGCACCATGACGAAGCCCATCTTGCCCACGGCCTCCTTGTGGTCGTTGTCCACCTGGCAGACCAGGGCGTTGCAGAGGTGCACGGCGATGCGCTGGATGGACTCGTCCTGCCGCGTGGGGTTGAGGATGTTGAGCAGCAGCTCGTTCACCCGCCGGTACTGGAACTCCAGCTCTTCGGGGATGCTGAAGTTGCACAGCGTCAGGCAGCAATTCCGCTGCACCTGTGttaggggcggtggggagggcggacgggtgggagggtgagggccGCCGAGGTCCCACAACCACCGGGGCGACGCTGACACCGTCCGGCCCTCGCGTCACCCGCCGTCGGCCTGCCGGCCCGCGTCCCATCATCCCGGGAACCCGTTCGCCTCTGAGCCCGGACCGAGCTTTTTACTCTTCTCTCAAGTAATaatcactaataatgatggcatttgtcaagagcttactaggtgcccaggcaccgttctaagtactggggtagatacgaggtgatcggattggagagtctctgtcccacatggggctttaatccccattttacagatgagggaaccgaggcccagagcagtgaagtgacttgcccgaggtcatacagaggacgagtgattagactgtaagcccgtcaaatggcagggactgtctctatctgttgccgacttgttcattccaagcgcttagtacagtgctctgcacatagtaagcgctcaataaatactattgaatgaatgaatgagtggcggagccgggattagaactcagatccttttgtCTAccgggctcacgctctttccactaaggccacgctgcttctccccaccagTGGAGTCCAAGGGCCCATCCCGACGCCCTGGGATGGggatggccgggggtggggagaggggcacttTCAAACTCCCCTTAGGGGGCCAGAAACGACAACAGCAGGAAACAGATCCGGCGGTTTGCTCCGGCAAACAGATGACCCTCATCCTCCTCTAAGAGCAAGCGGACACTCCCGCTCTTCCCCCAGGGCGAGCTTCCCTCGagacgccccccgccctcctcgggGCGGCCGGAAAACCCGGGCCCATCgttccccacctcctccggggAGGCTCTCCGGCCCGAGGGTGTCCCCGGCGTCTCCGTCCGAGGGACGGTGTTCCTCCGGGGGCCCGGCTCTCACCGTCACTTCCTGGTAGGACTCCATGCCGTTGAGCACCACCTGGATGACCTGGCGGCGCAGCTTGACGCTCTGCTCGGTACGGTACTCCGAGTTGGTCAGGTAGAAGAGGGCGGCGCTGCCCGTCACCTGGATGTTCTTGTCGTACTTGTGGCACTTGAGGGCTGCGATGACCAGCTGCCCGGAACCACGGGGAGGCCGTGGGGACCCCGCCTCGGGTCCCACACGCCCGCCCCGCCCACCTTTTCCAGGGGAGGGACGACGGCCCGCACCCGAGCTGCGGTCTAAGTGTCAAGCACGGCACCCAAACTCTCGCGAAAGCGGAAAAGAGGGGCACAGAGGACCGTTCaactctggaggaggagggccggcgGGAGGAGGGtcgggatgggaaaggggaggtggcCCCGCGGTCCGAGCTGAGCGGCGGGGCGAgccctgggccagggactgaccTGCAGGGCCCGGAGCAGCTGGTTGCAGCGCTCGATCCGTGCGATGTCGAAGAGCAAGTTGATGGCGCGAGAGGTGATTTCGGGGCGGTGCTCGGTGTAGGCCTCGATAGCGTTCAGCACCTGCTCCTCGTTCTTGTCCCCGCTCACCTGCccgcgggagggagagagggggccggCTCAGGGCCGCTTCCCCTGGTTGCGGGGAGCCTCTGGAGGCGGCCCCACCGACAGCTCGCCGCTCTCGGTGCCGGGATGGAgggccgccctccccggccctccaggaagccttccctaatcaaTCTCTCATCACCCCGCCTGTCTTCCTACTGCCTCACCTCCGCGCTCCAGTCCATACCCCCTAAAGCCCTTAGGCACCCGCCCCGCTCCCAACCTTACAGCGTTTACGTTGCTTCTTCGACCTGGAATCTATTTCAACGTCTGTCCCTCCGTTAGATcgcaagctcctcgagagcagggttcCCCTCTACTGATTCTATGGTCCTCTccgcagagctcagtacagcgctctgcacacagtaagcgcagcaCCCAACAATACCAATACCACTGAAGGGTTGACGGATCGACCCCCGTCGTTCCTTGGGGACTAGCCCCTCGAGGTCCACCTGAACAGCATCCCGACCCTGGGCCGGACCCCACCCCGTCGACCTCCCCCGCCCCGTCACCTTATAGGCTGGGATGTGAGTCAGGCGGCAGAGGGAGGTCTCAAAGAGCCCGAGGAACTGCAGAGGCCGCTTCAGGGCCCGGAACGGGGCGATGCTGCTCTTACACGGCTCGACGCTGGAGAGACGGAGACGGCCAGGCCTCAGctaggcggccccggcccccaaaAGCCCCACGCAGACCCGTCGTCCACCCGCCGACGGGAGGGCCGATCCCGGGGAGCCGAGTCGGCGTTCTGCTCGGGTCGGTCGGGTCGGTATCCCGCCTGAGTTCCTGAGGGGACCTCGGGGACCTCGGGtttcatcctccccatccctaccccCACGCCACTTTCCAGGTGCCCTATGCGCTCCAACTTTCCCCGTTCCCGGGCCCCGGAAGTCAGGGATCGAGTCCGTGGGCCGGACCACCGGGCCCCCGGGCGATCCGGCGGTCCCTCGGCCCTCCCGGCGGCCGGCTGGCACCTGGTCTGCCCGGCCTCCTCGTCCATCTTGGAGATGCTGCAGTTCTCCAGCATCATGTGGCCCGAGATGTCCAGGGACACCAGGTTCCCCAGCTTCTGCACAAACAGGCTCAGCACCTTCCGCGTCAGCTTGAACTTGTAGTAGCTGGACAGTCGATCCCGGGAGATGTCCAGGTGcctgaggggggggaggggggagagctcgGATatcggaggtggggagaggatccCACGGACATTCTTCTCCAGCCTCTGGCCCCCAGGCTTCCCTGCTCTTACAGGCTTGGATTTCTCTCCCGTGGCCTGGCCCCAGCCTTAGCTGGAGTTCCAGGAGCTCCACGGATCACCTCGGAATGGTCTACTAGGAACGCAGAtcaatcagagaagcaacgtgacctagtggatagagcacgggcctggaagtcggaaggacttgggttctaatcccagctttgccacttgactgctatgaaactttcaagtaacttcactttcctgggcctcagttccctcatctgtaaaatggggattacgactttgagccccatgtgggacagtgcctggtacatagtaagtgcttaacagataccattaaaaaacatatatatatatcaagcCCAGCCCAAATGGTGGCTGTTTCTCAGCAGTGGATAAAGTACCAGTgtagagaacacgggcctgggagtcagtaggagctgggctctagtcccggctccgccacttgtctgctgcgtgaccttgggcaagtcaattcacttctctgggccccggttaccttctctgtgaaatggggattaagactgtgagcaccttgtggaacaggggctgtgtccaacctgattagcctgtatccaccccagagcatagtacagtgcctggcgcatagtaagtgtttaacaaataccataaaaattaaaaaaggctGCGCTTTGGGCAGGGGGGTCACTCTCCTACCGGTCTCGTCTGGCCGAGAGAGCAGGAGGGCAGGCCCGGAggtgccggggaggggcggcggggagccgAGGAAAACCCTCTTTCCCAAGCGGCTCCCGACCCACAAAGCCGAGCCCCCGGGGCGCCCTCCGTCCGGCCCAGGCAGAGGAGTTCGAGGGGAGGCGGGAGCTCCCCGCCCCGAGGCCCGCCCCGGAGGGCTCACCGCAGCTTGTGGAGCTGCACGATGGCGTGGATGTGCTCGTCCGACAGGTCCATGTTGTAGAGCACCAGGGACACCAGGCTGTCCTTCCACTGGGTCAGGAAGGCCGCGTCGCCGGTCTGGATGCCCGACAGGTCTAGGGCGGCCAGGGCGCTCAGCGGCCGCAGCAGGGGCTCCACGGGCACCCCCTCCGTCATGCGGCCCAGGTTCAGGAAGCGCAGGCGCCTGAAGCCCTCGAAGGTGAAGTCCTTGACCAGCACCTGGCAGGTGGGGTTGACCAGGCACTCGTCCTCGCAGCCGCCCCCGGGGTTCTCCTCCTCGTAGAAGATGTTCCCGCAGCCGAACAGGCTGAGGGACACCAGGGTGGGGCTGAAGCTGCCCAGGGTCTGGAGGCTCTTGGCCGTCAGCTTCTCGCAGTTGGTCAGGTACAGCTCCACCAGGTCCTGcaaaggccggggccggggagaggacagaCGGGCTGCAGGCcgctggaggctgctgcagcTTGCGgggtctggggagaggagggagtcccgCTTCCCTCCCCGAGATGCCGTTCCCCCCGGAAGAAGAACGGGTGTCTCCTCCGTCAGCCTGCagggtcctcgagggcagggatcgagtttACCAGCTGTTGTGCTCTTTGAAGCActctggacagtgctctgcacacactccaagaggccttccctaagcccgcctttcctcttctcccactcccttcttgctccctttattgatgtgcacttccggccccacagcactcttgtacatctctgtaaataatttctaataatgtccatctcccccgctagactgtaaacgcgtggtgggcagggtacgtgtctgtctcctgttgaactgtactctcccgactgcttagtacagtgctccgtacacagtaagcactcagacataagaccgatcgatcgattgaccgagAGCTCGGTAAACGTTATCGGTAGATCGACTGATggaggcagaaatcatgtcttcgACCTCTgtcgcgctgtactctcccacgtgcttaggatggtgccccgcacacagtaagcgctcaacagatagcacGGATTGATCTTTGgtgaacttcattcatttattcaatagtatttattgagcgcttactatgtgcagagcactgtactaagcgcttgggatgaacaagtcggcaacagatagagacagtccctgccgtttgacgggcttacggtctaatcgggggagacggacagacgagaacaatggcactaaacagcgtcaaggggaagaacaaatcaacagtggtattttctTCCCATTCAAAGGATAGGGGTACGTAATCAACTGATGTCATACGCAATttcccctagaccgtaaactcgtcgggggcggggagataggtctaccaactctttctgctggactctcccaagctcttactccaGTGTTCGGCCCACAGTgatcgctcgataaatacgatcgatcgacggaCCGATGGACGGGTGCCCCAAAGCCTCGCCGATGTGTCTCTCTGCAGGCTTTTCGACCGCTCTGCCCCTGAGCTTGGCTCCTCCAGCCCTCTCTCGGGCTCcacctctccctagcgctcacaGGCACCCCCACCGCCACgacgcccgcctccccccgcccgcccacctGCTTCCGGATGGCCTCCAGATCTTGGTCCTGCACCACTTCCTCCCGCAGGTGGACCCGGGTGAGCCGGGTGCTGCGTGGGTCCGAGAACAGGCTGAAGAAGCTCTCGTGCGGCTCGAAGTTGCAGTCCGCGTTGACCAGGTCCACGTACCTGCGTGGGAGGTGGGCGTCAGCCCCACGAAGGGTCGGCCCCCTCCGGGAAGGGGTTTGGGGGGTCTCGTCCGAGGACCTCGGTGGGCCAGAAGCGCCCGAGGGTGAGGGCCTAATGGGAACCAGTGAGCTCAACCAGTGGGTCAGCTGGAGCCCATGGGGATGTGGGGGGAGGCGACGAGGGCCGGGGGGACGCACCACCTCCATTTCCTTTCTAGATCGGCCCAGGTCTCAtcctcaataagcgctcaatacagttcattcactcaatcgtattgattgagcgcttaccgtgtgcagagcactgtactaagcgcttaagaatgatggtatttgttcagcgcttactacgtgccaagcactgttctaagcgctgaggtagatacaaggtcatcaggttgtcccttgtggggctcacagtcttaatccccattttacagaagaagtaactgaggcacagggaagtgaagtgacttgccccaagtcacacagcggacaagtggaggtgtccggattagaacccacgacctccgactcccaagcccgggctctttccactaagccacgccgattGACGGGTGGCACCGGGCCCACTGGCTGACACAGAGGCAGCGGCCCCAACCACAAGTCCGGCACGCACGCGGTGACCGGGCCGGGCTTGGCCGGGCCCCGGCTCGAACCCCGACCTCGTCCTGGGCGACGGGTCTCGGCCTCCACCTCCCAGTGAGCCCCCGGCCCCGTCGCCCACCCACCCAGCCGCCCCCTCGCAGCCTAACCCCTTGCACCTACTCGTTGACGAGCCGGTCGCAGATCTCGCTGGGCAGGAAGATGTCAGGGTGCGACCTCGGGGGCTGGTGGTCCAGGAGGTAGCCCAGGGTGCCCTCCAGGTTGCGGAGGCAAAATTCGGTGCAGAGCGCCATCAGCGTCTCCGGACTGTCCGACGCCattccgggcggggggcgggagagcgGCGTGCGGCACAGGCCCGAGGGCCCCCGAGGGGGGAGCGCGATTCCCGGCGGAGTCACGGGGGCGCTGGGGGAACGAGGCCCTGGGAAGCGGCAGTTGGGAGGGATGAGCGACGGCGGCGCCGCGGGCCGGGCCTCGGCCGCCCGGCGGAGCCGATGCCCGACGGAGGCCATCTGGGCCGCGAACCCCCCAAGTCCCACCCGCCTCGAGGCCCTAAGAGTGCCCAACCCCAATCCCGCCTTCCACCCGCCCCGGGAACCGGCACCGATGAGCTTCTCTTCCACGGCGGGAGACTGAGGTAGAGGCCGAGGAgctgggcggggtggagggggatgccTCCGGACAAGAAGGAGGCCTCGGGAGTTCTAGCTTCCAGGGCCGACTGAGACTGGGGAAATGTCtcctggtggggggaagggagggagggggggtgaAGCGGCCTTCCCTCGGCAGCTGGAGGGGAAGCGGGAAGTGAAACTGACCAGTTCAGTGAAACCGAGCGGGCCGGTTTCCGTGCCCCAGGGCTCCCCAAAACTCCGCAGCGGGGTTaacgggcgggcgggccggaccCCGGGGGCTCCCGTAAGGCCCCAGCATGGCCTCGCCGCCTGGGCCTTCCGTTCTTTGGCTGATGTCCGCGTCCTAggtgagggcggggcgggggacggtctccccccggccccgggctgggCACTAGTCTCTCCGCAGGCCGCTCTTCCGCTCTGCACACCTCTCGCTCTCCTCCGTGCCTgagtctttcctccccctcccccgggccccggagcTCGGCCAGCCTCTTCTGAGACGGAGGCAAAGGCCCTAGGCACCCGCCGGCCGGGGTCGCCGACGCCGGCCCGCCTGACTATCCTCCCGAACGACTCTCCGCCCGAGAGCCGGCGACGACGTGGGGTCTGTCGGGATCCGGAGCCGGGACCGCTTTCCCGCTGGCCTCTCGGCTCACACAATGAGCTCCATTGTGCCAACGGTCCCCCTGGCAACCCGACACCCTCCGGGGACGGTTCGGTCAACAGGATGTGGGGCCGAGCCCGGGTCTGGCCTACCTCCGCTGCCATCGTACTCttgtcccggggagggggaggttcccccccaccccccgaagcCACCTTCCCCCGTTAGCCCGGAAGACTGCGGCCACGCCTGCCCCTTGGCTAGCGACCGGTTTCGGGAGAGCAAAAGCGGTTCGGATCCCAGATGCTCCCTCTCTTAGACGGCCTGGCTGCCTTCGAAGGCATCTGTGCCCGTCCTGGGCACCCGCCCAACAGATGGGCCTCTCCCCCGGGCACGCCGAGCCAGAGGCGCCAGGCCCACTCCAGACTCAACGGAGGAATCCGCGGTGCCCAGGACCGAGGAGACACGTCGGGCAGAGAGCACCACGTGCCAGCAACAAACCCCTTCCCGGGGCACTGCCAGTCAGCTGCCCGGGCACGAGGAGAGCAGGCACCGAGCTGCCTTCGGTGGTCAGGACAAAAGTCCGGGGCCTCACGAGGAAGGGCCCTGGGGTCAGCTACGTCCCCTCCGCGACGGACCGGCCGACGCTCCCGGCCGGCCAATGTCCAGTCGGATCAAGCGGGGCCGACGGCGGATCCCCTGGAGCTCCGAGAGCCCAGCCTGAGATCGGTTGGGATCTGGGCAGTCCCCCGAAGCCAACAGGCAGCCCCCTGGAACACGCAGGGTGGGCACAACCAAGTGGAACGAAAATAGAGAAATCCGACGAGTCAGTGGCACGAAGAAGCCCTCTGCCTTTCCCTAGCGCCCTGCggaccccatccctcccccgacTACGCGGCCACCTCCTTGGGGCCGCCGGGCAAGGGAAGGGACGATTCCCAGGCCTCCCGGCTCGGCGGGACCGGGGCCCCGACACCAGCTGTCGGTGGCCGCCGCCGCTGACCGGTCAAGGAGTCACTCCCTCCCCGCGCCGCTTCCGTCGCTCCGGCGCGTCAACGATTAACCGAGCCGCTGGGGGAAACCAAAACAAATGCACTATTTATA
The Ornithorhynchus anatinus isolate Pmale09 chromosome 4, mOrnAna1.pri.v4, whole genome shotgun sequence genome window above contains:
- the ZER1 gene encoding protein zer-1 homolog; its protein translation is MASDSPETLMALCTEFCLRNLEGTLGYLLDHQPPRSHPDIFLPSEICDRLVNEYVDLVNADCNFEPHESFFSLFSDPRSTRLTRVHLREEVVQDQDLEAIRKQDLVELYLTNCEKLTAKSLQTLGSFSPTLVSLSLFGCGNIFYEEENPGGGCEDECLVNPTCQVLVKDFTFEGFRRLRFLNLGRMTEGVPVEPLLRPLSALAALDLSGIQTGDAAFLTQWKDSLVSLVLYNMDLSDEHIHAIVQLHKLRHLDISRDRLSSYYKFKLTRKVLSLFVQKLGNLVSLDISGHMMLENCSISKMDEEAGQTSVEPCKSSIAPFRALKRPLQFLGLFETSLCRLTHIPAYKVSGDKNEEQVLNAIEAYTEHRPEITSRAINLLFDIARIERCNQLLRALQLVIAALKCHKYDKNIQVTGSAALFYLTNSEYRTEQSVKLRRQVIQVVLNGMESYQEVTVQRNCCLTLCNFSIPEELEFQYRRVNELLLNILNPTRQDESIQRIAVHLCNALVCQVDNDHKEAVGKMGFVMTMLKLIQKKLMDKTCDQVMEFSWSALWNITDETPDNCEMFLNYSGMKLFLECLKEFPEKQELHRNMLGLLGNVAEVKELRPQLMTSQFISVFSNLLESKADGIEVSYNACGVLSHIMFDGPEAWGIREPRREEVVDRMWAAIQSWDINSRRNINYRSFEPILRLLPQGISPVSQHWATWALYNLVSVYPDKYCPLLIKEGGMPLLKDMINMASTRQETKEMARKVIEHCSNFKEENMDTSR